In one window of Temnothorax longispinosus isolate EJ_2023e chromosome 9, Tlon_JGU_v1, whole genome shotgun sequence DNA:
- the LOC139819640 gene encoding F-box/LRR-repeat protein 4-like, protein MTSNYHSSHCENDVRYPYTDRVAVGEDYVDFIYQFVKDSNISTKDCKNTASLSNIRNNIIGKPSNFPSHEDLLLKKYDVDISISPWQKQVPYTFVPFCDNDYYFHHIDLEFHEAVYPIRISIYEVYNFGNVTEVWAQDSEDEGRWILLWDGPPQFYKLCQPNSFKLFTSESRIFSPALRSCNFKTKMLRLQFISNSCTQLDAVMLIGTSKLIFPKNPEDKSITNLLHRIRAQRHSCSERFCPIRCSEEFSRIEEEPFSMAYYLWGFCKLFDPYNTTRDYENAYLDILDLLKEFPKYCVIYKSDIATNFHKSKLAHNQVFWKEDVPSSKQGYVNHPLLRNHWNYVKFIEDIKLSSGESKEQRDSFSTLSDEIILMILKYLDIRSFCRMSKVNKRLNNLTQDSFFFKCLNLRNLKKVYYKDSFFCYDKILFYFASKCKYLQQLDFTESCISVPNFVNFLQSCSDCLTHLRLSSCRFVDELSLLNILEICKKSKNFLFKCLNLRNLKKEYSKDSSFCYDKILFYFASKCKYLQQLDLTRSCISATDFVNFLQSCGDCLTHLRLSDCEFVDELSLLKILEICKNLKVLDLSYCVILEGMDQEVSSFENLEFLEKLDLEGSLIRTESLCKILQKTRRMRNLNLHMPGYIDEVGLLDLDAITIQLKNSCPDLEIINLSGCSIITSRGIHALAECKNLRKLTMMDKNDMYPEDRSTIDKHSLRRLFFSCQCLEEVNLRNSDIIFNYDVYEELTMCKNLRQIYLGYTSNFAILEQFPKLQTIYVMRAGNAFDDTRDSQTSFVAQAKEKYPHVSILEYQKGIK, encoded by the exons ATGACATCCAATTATCATTCCTCACATTGCGAGAATGATGTCAGATATCCTTATACTGACAGAGTAGCGGTAGGAGAGGATTATGTTGATTTCATCTATCAATTTGTGAAGGATAGCAATATATCCACAAAGGACTGTAAGAATACTGCTAGCCTAAGTAATattcgtaataatataattggaaAACCTAGCAATTTTCCAAGCCATGAAGATCTTCTTTTG AAGAAGTATGATGttgatatttcaatatctccATGGCAGAAACAAGTGCCATATACTTTTGTACCATTCTGTGAcaacgattattattttcatcataTTG atcTCGAGTTTCATGAAGCTGTATATCCAATCAGAATCTCTATAtatgaagtatataattttggGAACGTAACTGAAGTTTGGGCTCAAGATTCTGAAGATGAGGGTCGGTGGATTTTATTATGGGATGGACCGCCTCAATTCTACAAACTTTGTCAACCAAATTCTTTCAAACTTTTCACGTCGGAATCACGGATATTTTCTCCAGCTTTACGGTCTTGTAACTTTAAAACCAAAATGCTCAGACTACAGTTTATATCCAACTCTTGCACACAGCTAGATGCTGTGATGCTGATCGGTAcatcaaaattgatttttcctaaaaatccTGAAGATAAGAGTATAACTAATCTCTTACACCGCATTCGGGCACAACGACATTCTTGTTCAGAGAGATTTTGTCCTATTCGTTGTTCTGAAGAATTCTCAAGAATTGAAGAAGAACCATTTTCTATGGCCTACTACCTTTGGGGTTTCTGTAAATTGTTTGACCCTTATAATACAACACGTGATTATGAAAATGCATACTTGGATATACTTGATCTTCTAAAGGAATTTCCTAAATATtgcgttatttataaaag CGACATAGCAACGAATTTTCACAAGAGCAAACTCGCGCACAATCAAGTATTTTGGAAGGAAGATGTGCCATCTTCTAAGCAGGGATATGTGAATCACCCTTTATTAAGAAATCATtggaattatgtaaaatttatagaagatATCAAACTCTCTTCGGGAGAATCCAAGGAGCAACGTGACAGTTTTTCTACGctttct gatgaaataatactaatgatattaaaatacttggaTATAAGGTCGTTTTGCCGTATGAGCAAAGTAAATAAACGCctcaataatttaacacaggattcttttttcttcaaatgttTGAACTtacgaaatttaaaaaaagtatactatAAGGATTCATTCTTTTGTTATgataaaattctgttttattttgcatccaaatgtaaatatttacaacaGTTGGATTTTACAGAAAGCTGCATTTCTGTTCCAAATTTCGTAAACTTTCTTCAAAGTTGCAGCGATTGTTTAACGCACTTACGATTAAGTAGCTGCAGATTTGTTGACGAATTATCTctattaaacattttagagatatgcaaaaaatcgaaaaattttctctttaaatgtttgaacttacgaaatttaaaaaaagaatactcTAAGGATTCATCCTTCTGTTATgataaaattctgttttattttgcatccaaatgtaaatatttacaacaGTTGGATCTTACAAGAAGCTGCATTTCTGCTACGGATTTCGTAAACTTTCTTCAAAGTTGCGGCGATTGTTTAACGCACTTACGATTAAGTGACTGCGAATTTGTTGACGAATTatctctattaaaaattttagaaatatgcaaaaatttgaaag tattggATCTCAGTTATTGTGTTATTCTGGAGGGAATGGACCAAGAAGTTTCGAGTTTCGAAAATCTAGAATTTCTAGAGAAATTAGACCTTGAAGGCTCCCTTATAAGAACTGAATCtctttgcaaaatactgcaaaaaacTCGCCGGATGCGTAACTTAAATCTGCACATGCCTGGCTATATTGATGAAGTCGGATTACTAGATTTAGACGCAATTACAATACAGTTAAAAAATTCGTGTCCAGActtggaaataataaatttatcggGCTGCAGTATTATTACATCGCGAGGTATTCATGCCCTCGCTGAATGcaagaatttacgaaaactgACAATGATGGACAA GAATGACATGTACCCCGAAGATCGCTCCACAATCGATAAGCATAGTTTGCGTAGATTGTTTTTCTCCTGTCAATGCTTAGAAGAAGTCAATTTGAGAAATtccgatataattttcaattacgATGTCTATGAAGAACTGACAATGTGTAAAAACTTAAGACAAATATACTTGGGTTATACGTCTAATTTCGCAATTCTCGAACAGTTTCCTAAACTGCAAACAATCTATGTTATGCGCGCCGGGAACGCGTTCGACGACACACGTGATAGTCAGACATCATTCGTTGCTCAGGCGAAGGAAAAATATCCACACGTGTCTATCCTTGAATATCAAAAGGGAATCAAATAG